The following proteins come from a genomic window of Megalobrama amblycephala isolate DHTTF-2021 linkage group LG1, ASM1881202v1, whole genome shotgun sequence:
- the LOC125247728 gene encoding SLAM family member 5-like → MLRLFALLCCSWSPIGVFGDVDAVKSVSAMEGDSVLLKPGAAELLRNKILWTFGDQGALIALIDAGQISLFDGPDGIFRDRLKLDDQTGSLTINNTRTTDSGPYEVNVKGGAGDQVRKFNLTVYSRLPVPAITRDSSQCSSSSSSSNCSLVCSAVNVNHVALSWYRGNSLLSSISVSDLRSSVSLHLEVENQDKNTYSCVLKNPISNQTKHLDISQLCQPCPENYCCGFTEPVIRLVITALVGVAAVSFVVYDIRSRDAK, encoded by the exons ATGCTTCGCCTGTTTGCTTTGCTCTGTTGTTCGTGGAGTCCCATTG GAGTGTTTGGTGATGTAGATGCAGTGAAGTCAGTGTCAgcgatggagggagattcagtcctTCTAAAGCCTGGTGCTGCTGAACTACTGAGAAATAAGATACTGTGGACGTTTGGAGATCAAGGTGCTCTCATAGCTCTCATAGATGCCGGTCAGATCTCATTATTTGATGGTCCTGATGGGatattcagagacagactgaagctggatgatcagactggatctctgaccatcaacAACACCAGAACCACTGACTCTGGACCTTATGAAGTAAACGTCAAGGGAGGGGCAGGAGACCAAGTCAGGAAATTCAATCTTACCGTCTATT CCCGTCTGCCTGTTCCTGCCATCACCAGAGACTCCTCACagtgttcttcatcatcatcatcatcaaactGTTCATtagtgtgttcagctgtgaatgtgaacCATGTGGCTCTCTCCTGGTACagaggaaacagtttattgtccagcatcagtgtgtctgatctcagaaGCAGCGTCTCGCTACATCTGGAGGTGGAgaatcaggataaaaacacctacagctgtgtgctgaagaatcccatcagcaaccagaccAAACATCTGGACATCAGTCAACTCTGTCAACCATGTCCAG AAAACTACTGTTGTGGATTTACTGAACCTGTGATCCGATTGGTCATCActgctctggtgggcgtggctGCTGTTTCTTTTGtggtttatgacatcagatCCAGAGATGCAAAGTAG
- the LOC125246879 gene encoding uncharacterized protein LOC125246879 yields MKSAFTMCVCFFVIEGVFDVDPDEVKTVIEGDSLTLQTDFIETQKDGLTEWKFNDNSIATINRATGKVEYSDVKLMFSDRIYLDQTGFFNIWNIRIKHSGEYKVKSISSVGTKSKTFKVIVQDSPLRSVEDKDEIKALLATKGNSETLHTDTDLQKHDLILWRFGAEGSLIAKGDADNNQTLYYDGDNGRFRDRLKMDSRTGSLTISDIETEHAGEFRLKIISDRRILFKRFTVTVSVPGISPGAIAGICVIMLLVAAAAGAGVGIYCRRSDSKLNKLMSKFSKQLEQLPKISKQLEQLSKLSKQLSEINEKELAEGCEKELSKISEKLKKMSGNCEKEMSEISKQLEQLQEEKISERLSEIADKIKKVCEDKKPEQPELQPLTGEAETSEPETHADVTEVEARGSELERDEMEISEQEICADVTQMEKGEGERCILVAETAISRVMGDDRTVIDRKGRQEPCDP; encoded by the exons ATGAAGAGCGCGTTtactatgtgtgtgtgcttcttCGTCATAGAGG GTGTGTTtgatgttgatccagatgaagTGAAGACCGTGATCGAGGGAGATTCTCTTACTCTACAGACTGATTTTATTGAAACCCAGAAAGATGGTCTAACAGAGTGGAAATTTAATGATAATAGCATCGCAACAATCAACAGAGCAACTGGAAAAGTTGAATATAGTGATGTGAAGTTGATGTTTAGTGATAGAATTTATCTGGATCAAACTGGATTTTTCAACATCTGGAATATCAGAATCAAACACTCTGGTGAATATAAAGTAAAGAGTATCAGCAGTGTAGGGACCAAATCCAAGACATTCAAAGTTATTGTGCAAG ATTCTCCACTCAGGTCTGTTGAAGATAAAGATGAAATAAAGGCATTGTTAGCCACAAAGGGAAACTCTGAGACCCTACACACTGATACTGACCTACAGAAACATGATCTGATACTGTGGAGATTTGGAGCTGAAGGATCTCTCATCGCTAAAGGTGATGCAGATAACAATCAGACCTTGTACTATGATGGTGAcaatgggagattcagagacagactgaagatGGACAGCaggactggatctctgaccatcagtgaCATTgaaactgaacatgctggagaaTTTAGACTAAAGATCATCAGTGACAGAAGGATTTTGTTCAAAAGATTCACTGTTACTGTCTCTG TACCAGGTATATCTCCAGGCGCTATAGCGGGGATATGTGTTATTATGCTGCTGgtggctgctgctgctggtgctGGTGTTGGGATTTATTGTCGACGCAGTGATTCTAAACTAAATAAACTAATGT CGAAGTTCTCTAAACAACTAGAGCAACTGC CGAAGATCTCCAAACAACTAGAGCAACTGT CAAAGCTCTCTAAACAATTGT CCGAGATCAATGAAAAAGAACTGG CGGAGGGCTGTGAAAAAGAATTAT CAAAGATCTCTGAAAAACTAAAGAAAATGT CTGGGAACTGTGAGAAAGAAATGT CGGAGATATCTAAACAACTAGAGCAACTGC AAGAAGAGAAGATCTCAGAACGACTGT CCGAGATTGCTGACAAAATAAAGAAAGTAT GTGAAGATAAGAAACCTGAACAACCAGAGCTGCAGC CTTTGACAGGTGAAGCAGAGACCTCTGAACCAGAAACAC ATGCTGATGTCACAGAAGTAGAGGCAAGGGGATCAGAGCTGGAGAGAG ATGAAATGGAGATCTCTGAACAAGAAATAT GTGCTGATGTCACACAGATGGAGAAGGGTGAAGGGGAACGGTGCATTTTAGTTGCAGAGACTGCCATAAGCCGAGTGATGGGTGATGATCGGACTGTCATAGACAGAAAGGGCAGGCAGGAGCCTTGTGATCCGTAA